One window of Paenibacillus sp. FSL K6-3182 genomic DNA carries:
- a CDS encoding MarR family transcriptional regulator, whose translation MDRASLKQLIDRYEAANFLVNRRLNAMIRELMPDDLTVDQFATLRYLHSKEMSTSSELADIFCVGKSSITAIITRLFDKNLIQRFPDEKDRRVIYLALTEEGKQVCDLMEDKIQVLLAKYINRFEEQEANCFIETFEKLAKEMMNP comes from the coding sequence GTGGATCGAGCATCATTGAAACAACTCATCGATCGCTACGAAGCGGCTAATTTTCTTGTAAACCGTCGATTAAATGCGATGATCCGCGAGTTAATGCCAGATGATCTAACGGTAGACCAGTTTGCGACACTACGTTATTTGCATTCGAAGGAAATGAGCACATCATCCGAATTAGCGGACATTTTTTGCGTGGGCAAAAGCTCAATAACCGCGATCATTACGCGATTATTTGATAAAAACTTGATTCAAAGATTTCCAGATGAGAAGGATCGCAGGGTCATCTATTTAGCGCTAACCGAGGAAGGCAAGCAGGTTTGCGACCTCATGGAGGATAAGATACAAGTGCTGCTGGCCAAATACATTAATCGTTTTGAAGAGCAGGAAGCGAACTGTTTTATCGAAACCTTCGAGAAGCTTGCTAAAGAAATGATGAATCCATAG
- a CDS encoding FAD-dependent oxidoreductase — MYDIVIIGAGPAGASAAIFTAKAGKKTLVFENNKGMTKRAWFENYYGISEIGGSDLVDTGKRQAEKFGAEFKEETVQNIVAITDGLRVETDGGSYEGRHVLIATGVSTELAEHIGISTKPGTEPRIKTVIAVDAAGKTNIDNIWAAGTVAGVSVHAVVTAGDGAKAAINIISELNGERYVDHDILKV; from the coding sequence ATGTACGATATCGTTATTATTGGTGCTGGTCCGGCTGGAGCAAGTGCAGCCATTTTTACTGCAAAAGCAGGAAAAAAGACGCTCGTGTTTGAGAACAACAAAGGAATGACAAAACGCGCTTGGTTCGAGAACTACTACGGAATATCAGAAATTGGCGGCTCTGACCTTGTGGATACAGGCAAACGACAGGCTGAGAAATTCGGAGCAGAGTTCAAGGAGGAAACCGTACAAAATATCGTTGCCATCACTGACGGCCTGCGGGTGGAAACAGACGGCGGAAGCTATGAAGGAAGGCATGTACTTATTGCAACAGGCGTTTCGACTGAGCTGGCTGAGCATATCGGGATCTCTACAAAACCGGGTACCGAGCCTCGTATCAAAACCGTTATTGCGGTCGACGCGGCTGGTAAAACGAATATTGACAACATTTGGGCGGCAGGAACGGTTGCTGGCGTAAGCGTGCATGCTGTCGTTACTGCAGGGGATGGGGCAAAAGCTGCCATTAACATCATTAGCGAATTAAACGGCGAACGTTATGTGGATCACGATATTTTAAAGGTTTAA